A single window of Nicotiana sylvestris chromosome 5, ASM39365v2, whole genome shotgun sequence DNA harbors:
- the LOC138869518 gene encoding uncharacterized protein, with protein sequence MYKYHGTHGHKTEDYRQLREEVAHLFNEGHLQEFFSDQAKNNFRDRDANKKNEQEEPQHVIHMIVGGVDIPQGPVFKCTKVSITRERWTPNYMPEGSLSFNDEEAEDISQPHNDTLVISILLSKVQVKRVLVDPGGLTNIIRSRVVEQLGLQDQIMPATRVLNGFNMATETTKGEITLPLNVAGTIQDTKFHVIEGNMRYNALLGRPWIHNMRAVTSTLYQMMKFLTSDGVKTVYED encoded by the coding sequence ATGTACAAGTATCATGGCACGCATGGTCACAAGACCGAGGATTACAGGCAAttaagggaggaggtagcccATCTATTCAACGAAGGCCACCTTCAAGAGTTCTTTAGCGATCAAGCCAAGAATAATTTTAGAGATAGAGATGCCAACAAGAAAAATGAACAGGAGGAACCAcaacatgtcattcatatgatcgtCGGTGGGGTCGATATTCCACAAGGGCCCGTATTCAAATGCACTAAGGTATCAATTACTAGGGAGAGGTGGACCCCGAATTATATGCCCGAGGGCTCCTTATCATTCAATGATGAAGAAGCAGAAGACATTTCTCAACCACACAATGACACTTTGGTAATTTCTATCTTATTAAgtaaagttcaagttaaacgtgttttagtggatccaggtggTTTGACAAATATCATccgatcgagggtcgtggagcaACTCGGCCTGCAAGATCAGATTATGCCCGCAACTCGAGTCCTaaacggcttcaacatggccaCTGAAACAACTAAAGGGGAGATTACTCTACCGTTGAACGTGGCTGGAACCATTCAAGATACCAAATTCCATGTGATCGAGGgcaacatgagatacaatgccctactcggaaggccatggattcacaATATGAGAGCAGTCACTTCGACTCTctaccaaatgatgaaattcctgaCGTCGGATGGTGTGAAAACCGTGTACGAGGATTAG